One Plasmodium yoelii strain 17X genome assembly, chromosome: 5 genomic window, taaaatcAGAAAAATGCATGACCATGTTAAggtgaaaaatatatgacaGCTGGAAaacgataaaaaaataaaaatcaaaataaacaCTAAGCTACAAAAAttggaatatttttattacttttttttgaCCCAAGCAAATGGAAACTACCCCAATTAGCTTGGACGAGGAGATAAGGGAAAAGAGAAATGtaagagaaaaaaagaatatgaactaaattatttacaagataaaatttttttgaaaagaAATCGTATGAATTAAGAATAAATATAAGTCTAAGAATACAAAAtttgtagaaaaaaaaaaatagagtAGATAAAGTGTGTATTTTAACGAGTTTTTCTGTTTTCGTATTTTGAAATTCTCCAATAAATGCgtatctttttttaaaaaaggcatataaataattggctttaaaacaaaataaagtaaaaaataaaaataatatattaactGAATTATAGCTTATCATTTTAGACAAATGTGTTGGCttgttaaaaaatgaaattttattaatatactctTGTATATAGCTATTAGAATATCtatcttttaaataattaaatgatatattataataatttttaaattgattataataaactacTGAATcatcttttaatttattagacactattatgtaatatttttttgcatcattatatttatataaaagtaATTCTTTTGTTTTGGCTTTAACCCTTTCGAtatcttctttatttatatttaatttatatttactgataaaattttttattttttttaatttgcttaaatcatatttatctgaatcattttcattcatatatttatttcttagCATATCattgttcatattattttcgaagttatgcatatttatatgcatatacatttTCTTCCTCATATGTTTATTACCatctttataatatattggTAAATCAGAAACTATTTCAAAATTTcgattttttataacatttaaacatattacatttttaattaaccctacaataattaaataccccacaaattttattttcttcatatttttttttctatatattcaaaaaaattattattaaccttgaataaaattttaaaaaaatcttCAAAATATTTCCACCACGTTGTTAAACAAATTTCCCCGTTTTCCACACTtcaatatgtaaaaaaaaaaaaaaaaaaaagacacaTTAAtgtgaatatataattttagcTAGCTAATTTAATATCCTATCATACAAactttgttaataaaaataatagcgTATCAATTCGATCTGAGTTTTATAGTTCAATGGAACttcttttctttattttgtcA contains:
- a CDS encoding apicoplast integral membrane protein, putative, producing the protein MKKIKFVGYLIIVGLIKNVICLNVIKNRNFEIVSDLPIYYKDGNKHMRKKMYMHINMHNFENNMNNDMLRNKYMNENDSDKYDLSKLKKIKNFISKYKLNINKEDIERVKAKTKELLLYKYNDAKKYYIIVSNKLKDDSVVYYNQFKNYYNISFNYLKDRYSNSYIQEYINKISFFNKPTHLSKMISYNSVNILFLFFTLFCFKANYLYAFFKKRYAFIGEFQNTKTEKLVKIHTLSTLFFFFYKFCILRLIFILNSYDFFSKKFYLVNNLVHILFFSYISLFPYLLVQANWGSFHLLGSKKSKILGWAALTQLFFIYTRLIFQNNLSFVKKWTDEQFFNKDEILKEIKEKKKMDFYVNLLNQYSFLKKLYLGNNKIYEVALYLHRYKYLLDIISPINSLFYIYIVHSIYFYLNNLSFAGIYVSSFSFALLMLKIVSNKIDFYFLRKF